The DNA window CTCGACGTTGGTAGGGCAAGAGCTCGCCGCGCGCCGCCCGGATCGCGTCGAGGCCCTCGAAGGTCACGCGGCCCGGCAAGTCGTTCTCGAGCGGGAAGACGATCGCGTCGAGCGGCAACGACGGATCGCCAGGGTGCGCCGGCATCGGACCGTAGGTCACCCGCGGCCCCAACACGTTGTCCGCGACCAGCGGCACCACGAGCGGCACCGCCTCGCCGACACCGTTCGTCCAGTCGCTCACAACAACCGACAGTACGAGCCCGGCCGCAGCCGACGTCGTTCCAAGGGAGCGTGGCGGCTTCGGGACGATCATGATGTCTGCTGATGCGAAGACCCCTGCGGGTTGACGCACCGGAGGGCGTTCGGTCTCGTTGCCGGGATCACGGGTCGGAGGTGGGCCCGAGGCCGGTAGCGGTCACTGGAGGGTCCAGGTTCCGCAGCCGCTGGTGGAAAACCGCTCGCCGGCTGCCAGGTCGACCTCGGTGCGGAGGTCAGTGCCGTAGTGGTCGCGATAGTCGATCACGTCAGCTGCGCCGTAACCCAGGCCGCGGGCGCGCGTCCAGGTGCACATGGGGGTCGAGTCGGGGTCGGGTGCCGTCACCCTGAAGTGGCCCGGCGCCACGTCGCGGCCTACCAGCCAGTCGCCGTCGCCCACGGTGGTCGCCGGGGTGGCGGGAGGGGCGTAGGGGGCGAGCGGAGCACAGCCCTGGAGGCGGACGCGGGAATCGGTGGGCAGCACCTCGATGATCGGCCGCGCGCTCACGTCCTCGGCGACGACGAGGTCCGGGCCCCCGGCCTCGGCGGCCTGGAAGCGCCGCCACCGGCAGGTGGTGCCCGCTGGCCCCGTCGTGTAGATGCCCGGCTGGATCTGGCGGCCCACCTCGAGCACGAGCGGGTCCCCGGAGCGCCCGGTCGTGGGCGGCGCCGAGGGTGCGGCGGTCGTCGGCGCTGCGGTGGTCTCGGGCCCGGAACTCGCGGTGGGGGCGGTGGATGGGGTCGAGGGCACCGTCGTGGCCCCGTCGGCCGACGACTCGGGCGATCCGCGGCCCAGCTGCCCAGCCACAGCGCCCAGCACAACCAGCGCGGTGACCGTGACCGCCACACCCACTGCCATCCGCGATCGGGGCCGCGGCCGCTGGGGCTGGGACCCCGCGCCGGCTGCCGCCGGGACGTCGCCGCCGGGTGACCCGCCTGCCGGCCACGCCGCAGGCTCCGGCTCGGGGCCGTCGTCCGGCAGCGCCCACGGACGCTGCGACGAGGGCGCCGGCTCACCGGGCAGGTCGAGGAGGATCCCCTCCAGCCCGGCCAGCGTGATCACCGTGCGGACCCGATGGATGCGGTCCTCCAGCTCCGGCACCGTGAGGTGCCCCTGCGCCGCCCGGCGCTGCAGCTCCTCGACGATCCGCTGACGATCGGCCTCGGTCACGCCCACCACGCGGGCAGTCTTCCACGCCCCCAACCACGCCCCGCGTTCGCCCGGCGCCGACCATCAGGTCGCCCGGTCGGCTCCATGACCTGGACATCGAGCTCGAACCTTCACCCCGCGGCCCACGAGGTCTCGGACGTCGAGCTCGCCCGCGCCCGATCCCTGTTCAGCGGGGGCACGTAGCGGGCCGGCGGCTCAGGTGTGCAGCAGCCCGAGGAGCAACGCCCGGTAGTCCCGGAAGACGACCCGCAGCTGTTCGGTGTCGACGTCGTCGTCCTGGCGCCACTGGGCCTGGAGCAGCTCGCGGTGGCCGGCGAGGATCCTGGCGAGATCGTCGATCGCCTCGGTGACCAGATGATCCGCGCTCTCGACCGCCGACCGGGGATCGTCGACGAAGCCGATCTGGATCGTGTTCCAGCGCTCTTCGAGGATGCCGTCGTCGCTGAGGAACGGCCTGCCCTCGGGCGCTTCGTCGGCTGGCGCCCCGACCTCGAGGACCTCCGTGTCCTCCTGCGGATCGAGCGCTTCGGGGTCCTCGCCGTTGTCTTCGGGTCGGCCGTCGGTCGTGACTTCGGACTCGGTCTCCTCGTCCGGGTCTACGTCGTCAGCGTCGTCGTCGACGACGGACTGGACCTCAGCGTCCTCCTCGGACTCGACGTCGAGGTTGGCGTCGTCGAGCGCCGGCGCGGTCAGCGCGGTGTCGGTGTGCTTGATGATCATGGTGCTCCCTTCAACTGACGTCGTGCTCGGCACGTTCGACGCCTGGTGCGGCAGCGTCGTCAGCGGGGTCGGCGCGACTGTTCAGCAGCTCGTCGAACAACGAGCGGTAGTTCTGGATCGCCTGACGTTGGTCGTCGATCGTCGCGGTCTCGGCGCCCAGACGGACGGCCTCGGCCATCCGGTAGCCGGCGGCGAGGGCCGGGTGGTCGACCGAGACGTAGGTGCTGTGGTCGTCGGAGCCCTCGGCGGGATAGCCCCGCTCGTTCATCACGCGTGTGACGAGCTCGGCGGCTTGGGTCACGGTTTGGCGGGGTTCGTCGACGAAGCGGATTTGGACCGCGAACCACTGCTCGACGTATCGAGCGCTGGCTTCGGGCGTCAGTTCTCTGATGTCGAGGCCGTCGCGCTGTTTGACGCGATCGCGCAATGCGGCTTCGGCGTTGCGCCGGTCGCCCGTCTGTTCGACGGCCTGGTGGTATTCCGGTCCGAACTGCCGCTGGAGCGACGCGGACCGGAGGCGGTTGACCGCCAGGGCGGCTCCCGCGAATGCGACGACGAGGGCAAGCAGAACGATCAACCAGCTCATGACGATGCTCCTGTTCGGGCCAGCGTCGCCTACCCGCTACCGCGGCCGCCCAGCCGACCTGGCGGATCGAGGGAGGGGTCGACTACAGCCAGCCGCGCCGGCGGAACAGCAGGTAGAGGCCGCCAGAGGTGACGACGAGCACGACGGCCGACGCGATCGTGCCCCAGGTCTGTTGGGAGCCGGGGTAGGGGACGTTCATGCCGTAGTAGCCGGTGACGAGCGCGGGCACGGCGATGATCGCGGCCCAGCCGCTGACCTTCTTCACGATCTCGTTCTGGTGGAAGTCGCGCAGGCTGAGGTTGGTCTCGACGATGGTGGAGACGAGGTCGCGCAGCGACTCGGTGGATTCGCCGACGCGCAGGATGTGGTCGTAGACGTCCTGGTAGTAGGGGTAGAGGTCCTCGGAGACGGTGGCGTGCTCGCGGCGCATGAGCGCGCTCAGGGCTTCGCGCAGGGGCACCACGAGCCGGTGGAAGCGGACCAGGGCGCGCCGCATCTCGAACCACCCGCGCTGCTGGGTCGGGTCGAGAGGGTGTTCGTCGAAGATGCCCTCGCTGATCTCGTCGTAGAAGTCCTCGAATGCCTGCACGGCGTCGAAGTAGCCGTCGACCACGACGTCGAGAAGGCCGTAGAGCAGGAAGCTCACGCCGCCGGCGGCGAGGTCGGGGGACTGGTCCCAGCGGGCGAGCACCGCGTCCATGTCGAAGAACGAGTCGTGGTCTCGGACGGTGATGAGCCACCGCTTGTTGACGAAGGAGTCGATCTCGGTCACGTCCAGGCCACGGCCATCGGCGGTGACGTGCACGGCGTGACAGGACAGGAACGCGTGGGTGGCGTAGTGGTCGAGCTTGGGGCGCTGGTGGGGCTCGAGGGCATCCTCGACAGCCAGCTCGTGCAGGCCGAGCTCGCCGGCGAGCTCGTCGAGCTGCTCCCTGCTGGGGGTGTGGAGGTCGACCCACACGATCGTGTCGGGTCGCTTCAGGTGCTCCGAGACGTCCGCCACCGGGAAGCCTTCAGCCTCGATGACGCCGCCGCTGTACAGCCTGGTTCGGGCTCGACCCATGACAACCTCATTCCCCGCAACTGCGATCGTCGCGCATCGATCATGCGCGAACCCGGAGGCTCAGGAGGAGCCGGCGTCTTCGGCGGTCGGCAGGAGCAGGTGGTCGACGCCCGCGAGGTGGATGACCCGACTCACGACGGGTGAGACGCCGACGAGCCGGAAGGCAACTCCGGCGAGCTGGGTGGTGTCCTGCGCGGCGAGGATGGCTTGAAGGCCGGCCGAGTCGGCGAAGCTGACCCCGCGCATGTCGATCTCGAGCGCGTCGGTCGTCGGCTCGGACAAGGCGTTCTGGACCTCGGCGGCGAGGGGCTCCGTCCCACCCATGTCGAGCTCACCGACGAGTGTGATCACGACGTGGGTCGCTTCCCGGTGAGAGGAGATCACCAGGATCTCTTGGCCGCCCATCGTGCGTCTGCCTAGCACAGTTCGGCGCATCTCGCCCTGAGCGACACGCCGCCCGAGGACGGTCACGATGGGTCGGCTACGGAGTGCCGTCGTCGGAGGAGATGTGGGCGCGCACGGTGGTGCCGGACGGCGAGGACCGCACCTGGAGCAGATCGCAGATCTGGTTGACGACCCACAGACCGCGCCCGCCGACCTGGCCGTCGACCGGCCGGCGCCGCCCGATCAGCGGGTCGACCACGTGTCCTCGATCGCACACCTCGCACACCAGCGTCGCGGCTTGTCGCCACAGCCGCAGCACGCCTCGGCCGCCACCGTGGCGCACGCTGTTGGTGATCAGCTCGCCGGTGACGAGCGCCACGTCGGTGGCACGTTCCGCCATTCCCGCGGCCAGGGCCTGTCGCGTGGCGATGCGACGCATGGAGCCCAGTTCGTCGGCCCCGAACTCGTGGCCGGCGACACCCGCAGGTGGTTCCAGGAGAGGCTCCTGGAAGAGCGCGGTGGCATCGGCGCCGCTGAACCGTCGACTGGGCCGGCTCTGGCCGGCGCGGTCGATCACTGCGTGGGTGTCGTGGGCCCGGTCGATCAGGCTGGCATCGACGGCCGCCATGTCGTAGGGGCACAGCAGCCAGAACGCTGCTGTGTCGGCGAACGCCTCGTTGAGCAGAGCCTCGTGATGGCGCCACTCGACCAGCTCGTCGGGACTGCGACCGGCCAGGTTCGGCTCGCTCACGCCTCTCAGGCGTTGGCCGTCGGCGCGGTGCCGGTCGACGAAGGTCCGCCATGCCGGGATGGTCCGCGCCGGGTTGCGTCCCAGGCTGGTCACGTCGGCGAACTGCACCGTGGCGGCGTCCCCGTCGAGGACGGCGCGCAGCGCGGTGATCTTGGCGGCAGCGACGGCGACCAGGATCGGCTCGCCCGCCGCCACAGCATCACGGATGAATGCGGCCGTGCCGGCGAGGAAATCGCCCTCGCTGGCGTAGAGGAACGCCTCGTGGCGAAAACCGTCGTCGACTGCCACCGACTGTGATCTACCCGCCGAGCCCCCACCGATCCACATACCTCGCTGTGGAGCAGGGCTCATTTGGGCTCCGGGTGGCTCAACGAGCTCGGGTCGATCGCTCGCAGCTGCAACCGGCGAGGTCGTCGTCGGCCGAGGCGGCGTTGGCGGGGCTGGGCGGTCAGGGTGGCGGCGACGACGCAGATGTCGTCGCTGGTGCCTTCGGGTGCGAGCTCACCGATGACGTGGTCGCAGAGCTCCTGCGCGGTGCCGCTGAAGCCTTCGACGACTCGGCAGAGATGCGCGATGCCGTCCTCGCCGGCCCGTTCGAGCGGTTCGATCAGCCCGTCGGTGTAGAGCAGGAAGTGGCCGCCCGAACGGATCTCCGTCACGGCCTGGTCACGGCGCGGCAGCGGGGGACGCAGACCCAGGAGGCGACCGTGTGCCAGGTCGACCCGCCGCGCCACGCCGCTGGGCTCGATGATGATCGGTGGCGGGTGCCCGGCGTTGGCCACGACCAGCCGGCCCTTCCCGGGATCGGCCACGACGTAGACCATCGTGGCGACCTCGCCGGTCGCCAGCTGGTCGAGCAGGGTGTCCACCCGCCTGATCACATCGGCCGGGCCGAGACCGGCGAGGGCGTGCGCCAGGACCGCGACTCGCAGGCGACCCATCGCCGCGGCGGCGGCCACGCCGTGACCGGTGACGTCGCCCACCAAGAGCCCGACCCGCTTGGCGTCGAGCTCGAAGACGTCGTACCAGTCGCCTCCGGCGTGGCTCCCGACCTCACCGGGCAGGTACCGCACCGACAGGTCGAGGCCCGTGACCTCCGGTACCGCTCGGGGCAGGAGGTCGTGCTGGAGCGCCAGGGCGATGGCGTGCTCCCGTTCGGCGTGGTGTTGGGCCTCCCAAAAGCCGCGTTGGGTCATCTCGAAGGTCGACAGCGCCTCGGACAGGTACGTGAAGCTCGCCGCGACCAGCCCGACCTCGGCCGACGAAGCCCGCACCAGGAGCTGCTCGACCACCCGACGATGCAGGCCGACGACATCGAGGACCGACATCTCGTCCCCGAACGCCTCCCGACTGAACGCGTGCGCGGCCTCGAGGTCGACCTCCTCGCCCGCGTCGACGTATCGCTCGAGCGCTGCCCCGTAGTCCGCCCCAAGACCACCCCACCGTTCGTTCACAATGCAGAGGTAATCGCTCCGCGACAAACATGCAAGGGGAAACCGGCCGGGCAGGTTGACCTGTCGGTCGTGGCGGTTTAGAGGACGTAGTCCTCGCCGGTGGCTCGGATGGTGATGTCGCTGATCGATATGCCCCACGGTTGGTTCATGACGTGGACGATGTTGTCGGCGATGTGCTCGGGTTCGAGGGACCAGAGCCGCGGCGAGTCGGCGTCGGTGAGCTCGGGCGGTAGCTCGCCGGTGATGTACTTCATCATGTTGTCCATGGCCGTCGAGGCGTGCTGACCGAAGATCCCGACGACAGCCGCCGGGTTGACCACCGACGCACCCAGGCCCGTCTTCGGGACGCCGGTCGGTCGGACCACCGACACCTTGATCTTCCCCTGTGACTCCACGCGCAGCGACTCCGACAGCGCGTTCACGGCGGACTTCGTGGCGGTGTAGACGCCGGCGCCCGCGGTCGCGAAGTTCGAGTAGATCGACGAGATGTTCACGACGTGCCCGCGGCCCTGGGCGATCATCTGGTCGTAGACGGCGGCGATGCCGTTGAGCACGCCCTTCACGTTGACGTCGATGGCGGCGTGCCAGGCCTTCCATGCCTGCTCGTGGTCGGCGTAGAACGACAGCGGCATCACGCCGGCGTTGTTCACCATCACGTCGATGCGCCCGAAGGCGTCGACGGCGAACGCGGCCAGCGCCTGCATCTGCGCCATGTCGGTGACGTCGGTGGCGAGGTGCGCGGCGTCGTGCCCACCGCCGTCCAGGGCCTCGAACACGGTCGCCAGTTGCTCCGTGTCGACGTCCGCACCGACGACCTTCGCCCCGAGCCCGCACGCCTGCTCCGCCACCAGGCGACCGAAGCCGCTCCCCGCCCCGGTCACGACGACGACCTTGTCCTCCAGATGGTTCTTCACGTAGCGGTGCCCTTTCGGTCGGCTCAGCGCAGCGAGTAGGTGATCGGCAGGTGCTTGAGGCCGCCGACGAAGGTGGTCTGGGCCAGCGCCGGCGAACCCGCCAGCTCGATCGTCTCCAGTCGGGGCACCAGCTCGGTGAGGAGCGCCTTGATCTCCATCCTGGCGAGCTTGGCGCCGAGGCAGTAGTGGGCGCCGAACCCGAAGGCGAGGTGGGGGTTGGGGGAGCGGCCGACGTCGAAGCGGAACGGGTCGTCGAAGACGTCCTCGTCGCGGTTGGCCGACGGGTACGACAGCAGCAGCATGTCGCCCGGCTGGAACTCGTGGCCGGACACCTCGTAGGGCTCGGTGGCGGTGCGCATGAAGTGCTTCACCGGCGTGGTCCAGCGGATGATCTCGTCGACGGCCGAGTCGATCAGCCCCGGTTCGTCCTTCAACCGGGCCAGCTCCGCCGGGTTCTCCACGAGAGCCTGCATCCCGCCCGCCATCGCCGACGAGGTGGTGTCGTGCCCGGCGGTCGCGACGATGACGTAGTAGGAGATCGTCTCGATGAGACCCACCGGCTCGCCGTCGATGCTGCCGTTGGCGATGGTCGAGGCGAGGTCGTCGGCGGGGTTGGCGCGGCGGTCCTCGGTCAAGGCCGAGAAGTACTGGAAGAAGTCCTGCATGACCTGCAGGACCTCTTCCGGGGACGACCCGCGGGCCAGCTCGGGGTCCTGGTTGCCGAACAGCTCCTGGGTGAGCTGCAGCATGCGGGGGTAGTCCGACTCGGGCAGCCCGAGGATGGCGAGGATCACCTGCAGGGGGTACTGCATGGCGATGTCGCGGGCGAAGTCGCACGATCCATCCAGCTCCGCCATGCGGTCGACCGAGCGGCGCGCCATGTCGTCGAGCCGCTCCTGGAGCCGGGCCAGGCTGCGGGGCTTGAACCAGTCGACGGTCAGGGCCCGGTGTGCCTTGTGGTCGGGGTCGTCCATGTGGATGAGCGTGCGCAGCATCGCGCTGCCGGCCTGCTGCTGGGCCAGCACCTCGTTCGGTCCGATCACCGGGAAGGGCGCGTTGTGGAAGGTCTTGGGGTGCAGCTCGACCTCGTAGACGTCGGCGTGCCTGGTCAGCGCCCAGAACGGGGGGAAGTCCGGGTGCTCCACGAGGTGGATCGGATCGGCCCGGCGCAGCAGCGAGCAGGCACGGTGGAAGCGCTCCTCGTCGGCGTAGGCGGTCGGGTCGATGAAGACCATGCCGGCATCGTCGAGGTCCGTTGCCTGGGTGGTGGTCATGGGAGGGTCTCCTGGTCCTGGGGGTCTCGTCGGGTGGATTCGTAGACCAACGTGCTGCCGCTGCCTCGCCGGGTGGCGGCGCCGAGCGCGCGCAGGCGTTCGAGGTGGGCGTAGGTCTCGGCTTCGATCGGGCCGGTCAGCCGCTGGCCGGGGAAGAGGTGGCCGGCGAGCTCCGGGACACCGGCCGGACCGTGCTCGGCGACCAGTGTGAGCAGCCGGACGAGCCGGGTCTCGTGATGGCCACGTATCTCGCCGATGCGGCTGAGCAGGTCGACGAACGGGTGGCCGTGGGCCGGCACCACCGTGGTGATCTCTCGGAGGGCGGCGGTGCGGTCGAGCGAGTCGAGGTAGGTCCCGAGGGTGTCGGTCTCGCCGATGCTCATCACGTACGAGGTGGTGGTCGGCATCACGTGGTCGCCGGAGTAGAGGGCGCCGGTGTCCATGTCGTGGAGGCAGATGTGGTCGGGCGTGTGCCCGGGCGTGAAGACCACCACGAGGTCGCGGCCGGCCAGCCGGATGACGTCGCCGTGCCGGACGTGGCGGGTGACGGTCGGGCGCACGTGGGCGACACGTCGCATCTCCGGCGGAGGCTGCCACTGCCGGCCCCAGGGCGTCGCGCGTCCGCGCCGATCGGGCCCGAGGGCGAACGTCTCGTGGGCGATGACGGCGACGTCGCGCTCGACGGACTCGACGATCCGCGGCGTGAGGCCGTAGTGGTCGGGATGGCCGTGCGACAGGACGATCGTGTGCACGTCCCGGACCGACAGCTCGACGCTGCGCAGCCGCGCCTGCAGCGCATCCCACGATTCGTCGGTCGGGAGCCCGGGGTCGAGCAGCGTGACCCCCCGAGCGTCGACGAAGGCATGGCAGTTGACGTGCTGGATGCCGGGGACAGTGATCGGCAGCTGCAGCCGAAGGACCTTCGGCGCCACCTCCAGCACCACGTCGGATGCCGGCTCGCGCTCCTGCGCAACCTGGGCTGTCACCGTGTCCCGGGCTCCTTGGCGTCGTCGGTCTCGTCGGTCTCGTCGGCCAGGTAGGAGGCCTGGATCTCCTCGACGCGGTGGCGCAGCTCGTCGGCCGTGCCGTCGAG is part of the Acidimicrobiales bacterium genome and encodes:
- a CDS encoding DUF1707 domain-containing protein, whose amino-acid sequence is MVGVTEADRQRIVEELQRRAAQGHLTVPELEDRIHRVRTVITLAGLEGILLDLPGEPAPSSQRPWALPDDGPEPEPAAWPAGGSPGGDVPAAAGAGSQPQRPRPRSRMAVGVAVTVTALVVLGAVAGQLGRGSPESSADGATTVPSTPSTAPTASSGPETTAAPTTAAPSAPPTTGRSGDPLVLEVGRQIQPGIYTTGPAGTTCRWRRFQAAEAGGPDLVVAEDVSARPIIEVLPTDSRVRLQGCAPLAPYAPPATPATTVGDGDWLVGRDVAPGHFRVTAPDPDSTPMCTWTRARGLGYGAADVIDYRDHYGTDLRTEVDLAAGERFSTSGCGTWTLQ
- a CDS encoding magnesium transporter CorA family protein, coding for MADVSEHLKRPDTIVWVDLHTPSREQLDELAGELGLHELAVEDALEPHQRPKLDHYATHAFLSCHAVHVTADGRGLDVTEIDSFVNKRWLITVRDHDSFFDMDAVLARWDQSPDLAAGGVSFLLYGLLDVVVDGYFDAVQAFEDFYDEISEGIFDEHPLDPTQQRGWFEMRRALVRFHRLVVPLREALSALMRREHATVSEDLYPYYQDVYDHILRVGESTESLRDLVSTIVETNLSLRDFHQNEIVKKVSGWAAIIAVPALVTGYYGMNVPYPGSQQTWGTIASAVVLVVTSGGLYLLFRRRGWL
- a CDS encoding STAS domain-containing protein — protein: MTVLGRRVAQGEMRRTVLGRRTMGGQEILVISSHREATHVVITLVGELDMGGTEPLAAEVQNALSEPTTDALEIDMRGVSFADSAGLQAILAAQDTTQLAGVAFRLVGVSPVVSRVIHLAGVDHLLLPTAEDAGSS
- a CDS encoding anti-sigma factor RsbA family regulatory protein; this encodes MAVDDGFRHEAFLYASEGDFLAGTAAFIRDAVAAGEPILVAVAAAKITALRAVLDGDAATVQFADVTSLGRNPARTIPAWRTFVDRHRADGQRLRGVSEPNLAGRSPDELVEWRHHEALLNEAFADTAAFWLLCPYDMAAVDASLIDRAHDTHAVIDRAGQSRPSRRFSGADATALFQEPLLEPPAGVAGHEFGADELGSMRRIATRQALAAGMAERATDVALVTGELITNSVRHGGGRGVLRLWRQAATLVCEVCDRGHVVDPLIGRRRPVDGQVGGRGLWVVNQICDLLQVRSSPSGTTVRAHISSDDGTP
- a CDS encoding SpoIIE family protein phosphatase, with the protein product MNERWGGLGADYGAALERYVDAGEEVDLEAAHAFSREAFGDEMSVLDVVGLHRRVVEQLLVRASSAEVGLVAASFTYLSEALSTFEMTQRGFWEAQHHAEREHAIALALQHDLLPRAVPEVTGLDLSVRYLPGEVGSHAGGDWYDVFELDAKRVGLLVGDVTGHGVAAAAAMGRLRVAVLAHALAGLGPADVIRRVDTLLDQLATGEVATMVYVVADPGKGRLVVANAGHPPPIIIEPSGVARRVDLAHGRLLGLRPPLPRRDQAVTEIRSGGHFLLYTDGLIEPLERAGEDGIAHLCRVVEGFSGTAQELCDHVIGELAPEGTSDDICVVAATLTAQPRQRRLGRRRPRRLQLRAIDPSSLSHPEPK
- a CDS encoding SDR family oxidoreductase, whose translation is MKNHLEDKVVVVTGAGSGFGRLVAEQACGLGAKVVGADVDTEQLATVFEALDGGGHDAAHLATDVTDMAQMQALAAFAVDAFGRIDVMVNNAGVMPLSFYADHEQAWKAWHAAIDVNVKGVLNGIAAVYDQMIAQGRGHVVNISSIYSNFATAGAGVYTATKSAVNALSESLRVESQGKIKVSVVRPTGVPKTGLGASVVNPAAVVGIFGQHASTAMDNMMKYITGELPPELTDADSPRLWSLEPEHIADNIVHVMNQPWGISISDITIRATGEDYVL
- a CDS encoding cytochrome P450 — translated: MTTTQATDLDDAGMVFIDPTAYADEERFHRACSLLRRADPIHLVEHPDFPPFWALTRHADVYEVELHPKTFHNAPFPVIGPNEVLAQQQAGSAMLRTLIHMDDPDHKAHRALTVDWFKPRSLARLQERLDDMARRSVDRMAELDGSCDFARDIAMQYPLQVILAILGLPESDYPRMLQLTQELFGNQDPELARGSSPEEVLQVMQDFFQYFSALTEDRRANPADDLASTIANGSIDGEPVGLIETISYYVIVATAGHDTTSSAMAGGMQALVENPAELARLKDEPGLIDSAVDEIIRWTTPVKHFMRTATEPYEVSGHEFQPGDMLLLSYPSANRDEDVFDDPFRFDVGRSPNPHLAFGFGAHYCLGAKLARMEIKALLTELVPRLETIELAGSPALAQTTFVGGLKHLPITYSLR
- a CDS encoding MBL fold metallo-hydrolase produces the protein MTAQVAQEREPASDVVLEVAPKVLRLQLPITVPGIQHVNCHAFVDARGVTLLDPGLPTDESWDALQARLRSVELSVRDVHTIVLSHGHPDHYGLTPRIVESVERDVAVIAHETFALGPDRRGRATPWGRQWQPPPEMRRVAHVRPTVTRHVRHGDVIRLAGRDLVVVFTPGHTPDHICLHDMDTGALYSGDHVMPTTTSYVMSIGETDTLGTYLDSLDRTAALREITTVVPAHGHPFVDLLSRIGEIRGHHETRLVRLLTLVAEHGPAGVPELAGHLFPGQRLTGPIEAETYAHLERLRALGAATRRGSGSTLVYESTRRDPQDQETLP